One genomic region from Desulfuromonas sp. TF encodes:
- a CDS encoding MFS transporter, which translates to MLNRRQDRPAYDPSRFALARWSIFAILIVSYMLVFFHRMAPAVVSTDLMRAFGTSGAALGSLAAMYFYIYTAMQIPSGILADTLGARTTVAAGNMVAGSGSILFGLADTFWSASLGRGLVGLGVSVVFVGLFKSNSVWFSERNYGMISGLTLLLGNVGAIASAGPLAALLAVVSWRLVFVVLGVVTILLAVLTALLVRNSPEDLGFPSVREMEGKASHGSRSRHWLADLKDVVATRSAWPAFWVDMGMIGSMLAFVGLWAVPFLRDTQGLDRTAASMYTTVALAAFAVGSMLAGWLSDRMRRRKPVILAGTILYTLACVGLAFLRWQPGPVGMALFALLGFSAGGFIVTFACAKEVVAPPLAGMAVGLVNTGLFLGAAVIQPLFGAMMDLGWDGRESGGLRIYASSDYHLGFLVMIAASILAVVGATRIRETRCRNTTIVE; encoded by the coding sequence ATGCTCAACCGGAGGCAGGACCGCCCAGCCTACGACCCCTCCCGCTTTGCACTGGCGCGCTGGTCCATCTTTGCCATACTGATCGTCTCCTACATGCTGGTCTTCTTCCACCGCATGGCGCCGGCGGTGGTTTCGACGGACCTGATGCGCGCCTTCGGCACCAGCGGCGCCGCCCTCGGCTCTCTGGCCGCCATGTATTTCTACATCTACACCGCCATGCAGATCCCCTCCGGGATTCTCGCCGACACCCTCGGCGCCCGGACAACGGTGGCGGCCGGCAACATGGTGGCCGGGTCCGGCTCCATCCTTTTCGGTCTGGCCGACACCTTCTGGAGCGCCTCCCTCGGCCGCGGTCTGGTGGGTCTTGGGGTCTCGGTCGTCTTCGTCGGGCTCTTCAAAAGCAACAGCGTCTGGTTCAGCGAACGCAACTACGGGATGATCAGCGGCCTGACTCTCCTTCTCGGAAATGTCGGCGCCATCGCCTCGGCGGGTCCCCTGGCGGCCCTGCTCGCTGTCGTCTCCTGGCGTCTGGTCTTCGTCGTCCTGGGGGTCGTCACGATCCTTCTCGCCGTCCTCACCGCACTGCTGGTGCGCAACAGCCCCGAGGATCTCGGCTTTCCCTCGGTGCGCGAGATGGAGGGAAAGGCGTCCCACGGTTCGCGCAGCCGGCACTGGCTGGCGGACCTCAAGGACGTGGTCGCCACTCGTTCCGCCTGGCCGGCGTTCTGGGTGGACATGGGGATGATCGGCAGCATGCTGGCCTTCGTCGGACTCTGGGCCGTTCCTTTCCTGCGCGACACCCAGGGGCTCGACCGCACCGCCGCTTCGATGTACACCACCGTCGCCCTGGCCGCGTTCGCTGTCGGCTCCATGCTGGCCGGCTGGCTCTCGGACCGCATGAGGCGGCGCAAGCCGGTGATCCTGGCCGGCACCATCCTGTACACCCTCGCCTGTGTGGGGTTGGCCTTTCTGCGCTGGCAGCCCGGCCCCGTCGGCATGGCCCTCTTCGCCCTGCTCGGCTTCAGCGCCGGGGGATTCATCGTCACCTTCGCCTGCGCCAAGGAAGTCGTCGCTCCGCCGCTGGCCGGCATGGCGGTCGGCCTGGTCAACACCGGCCTTTTCCTGGGCGCGGCTGTCATCCAGCCCCTCTTCGGGGCGATGATGGACCTCGGCTGGGACGGCCGGGAGAGCGGCGGCTTACGCATTTACGCCTCTTCCGACTACCACCTCGGATTCCTCGTCATGATCGCCGCCTCGATACTGGCCGTGGTCGGCGCCACCCGGATCCGTGAGACCCGCTGCCGCAACACAACGATCGTTGAATAA
- a CDS encoding enoyl-CoA hydratase/isomerase family protein has product MFAVERRDDIAILSMRHGPANAMDVDFCVGLTMVARELAVSPVRAIVLTGEGKIFGAGVDLPRLLEGGIDYIRKFLPALDEMLETLFFCDKPLIAAVNGHAIAGGCLLACSADRRFMVAGKARIGVPELRVGVPFPTVAMEIMRARTGPSFYEEVVLGGATYAAQEARQRGLIDVVVEEGELLTEAICAADSLAAIRPDIFSFSKQQARQPVRAAIETHTRLNAARIQELWESAEAQEAIRGFVARTLKK; this is encoded by the coding sequence ATGTTTGCAGTCGAGCGTAGAGATGACATTGCGATCCTGAGCATGCGGCATGGCCCTGCCAACGCGATGGATGTGGATTTCTGTGTCGGTTTGACCATGGTGGCCCGGGAACTGGCCGTTTCACCTGTCCGGGCGATCGTCCTTACGGGGGAGGGAAAGATTTTCGGCGCCGGCGTCGATCTGCCGCGGCTGCTGGAGGGAGGCATCGATTATATCCGCAAATTTCTTCCCGCCCTCGATGAGATGCTGGAAACCCTCTTCTTCTGCGACAAACCGCTCATAGCGGCAGTCAATGGTCATGCCATCGCAGGAGGCTGCCTGCTGGCCTGCAGCGCCGACCGGCGCTTCATGGTTGCCGGCAAGGCGCGGATCGGGGTTCCCGAGCTGCGTGTCGGGGTGCCGTTTCCGACGGTTGCCATGGAAATCATGCGCGCAAGAACCGGCCCGAGCTTTTATGAAGAGGTCGTGCTTGGGGGGGCAACGTATGCCGCGCAGGAGGCGAGGCAAAGAGGTCTGATCGATGTCGTGGTCGAGGAAGGGGAACTGCTCACCGAGGCCATCTGCGCGGCTGATTCGCTCGCGGCCATCCGGCCCGATATCTTCTCGTTCTCCAAACAGCAGGCGCGTCAGCCGGTGCGCGCTGCGATTGAGACGCATACCAGGCTGAACGCGGCCAGGATCCAGGAATTGTGGGAGTCGGCAGAGGCACAGGAGGCAATCCGCGGGTTTGTTGCGCGGACGCTGAAAAAGTGA
- a CDS encoding 3D domain-containing protein: MRTRRLLLTVLLGIFLCATVSTAESTEHSMVVTATAFNSVPSQTDSNPSIAAWGDRLKPGMKAVAVSRDLIKKGLTRGTTLRIEGLEGEYVVLDKTASRHKKRVDIYMGTDVQKARRFGVRRLRIFWGDHALSTSEQAEQYIDSRCVLKERI; encoded by the coding sequence ATGAGAACAAGAAGACTTCTCCTGACTGTGTTGCTGGGAATTTTTCTGTGCGCTACTGTGTCCACAGCGGAATCGACAGAGCATTCCATGGTCGTCACCGCCACCGCATTCAACTCGGTGCCCTCGCAGACCGATTCGAATCCGTCGATCGCTGCCTGGGGAGACCGGCTCAAGCCTGGAATGAAGGCCGTGGCGGTCTCCCGCGACCTGATCAAAAAGGGACTCACGAGGGGAACCACCCTGCGAATCGAGGGATTGGAGGGTGAATACGTCGTCCTCGACAAAACAGCATCGCGCCACAAAAAGCGGGTCGACATTTACATGGGTACCGATGTTCAGAAGGCAAGACGATTTGGAGTCAGACGGCTGCGAATCTTCTGGGGCGATCACGCACTCTCAACAAGCGAACAAGCGGAACAGTACATTGATTCCAGGTGCGTGCTTAAAGAGAGGATTTAA
- a CDS encoding response regulator, whose amino-acid sequence MGNDPGRHPQILIVEDDSLIRELMKRIVEIEDHWQPTVVKSGANAVEAWENGDFDVILMDLRMPEIDGIEATKRIREHEKRSGRKRTPIIAFTVMVGEEYRQKCDEAGMDDFIEKPGNIKNVVGTIYKHLPL is encoded by the coding sequence ATGGGAAATGATCCTGGACGCCACCCTCAAATATTAATTGTTGAAGATGATTCACTCATCCGTGAGTTGATGAAACGCATCGTTGAAATCGAAGATCACTGGCAGCCTACAGTCGTTAAATCCGGTGCGAATGCTGTCGAAGCGTGGGAGAACGGCGATTTTGACGTGATATTGATGGATTTGAGGATGCCTGAAATTGACGGGATTGAAGCCACAAAACGAATACGAGAGCATGAAAAGCGGTCCGGGCGCAAGCGAACGCCAATCATTGCTTTCACTGTGATGGTTGGTGAGGAGTATCGCCAGAAATGTGATGAAGCGGGAATGGATGACTTTATAGAGAAACCAGGCAACATCAAAAACGTGGTTGGCACCATCTACAAACACCTTCCGCTGTAA
- a CDS encoding methylmalonyl-CoA mutase family protein, which yields VERRSRRHHIIPPEQAGYLAEIARIVRDYRRATEEQSRAARELFQLQGTREILQRHPRAVGAQAAADPSGARQDELAALLGPLIEAAGERLSAETRKTLSTWPELKKNYRQDVMVTRVRDKEIRSETFTTSLSGSRIPKICLPDYEDFGEIVKWTRRENLPGFFPYTAGLFPFKRTAEDPKRQFAGEGTPERTNRRFHYLTRNDPAKRLSTAFDSVTLYGEDPDERPDIYGKVGESGVSICTQTDMDKLFAGFDLCDPMTSVSMTVNGPAPILLAMFFNTAIRQQAERFSQEKGRAPSAGELEVIRACTLQTVRGTVQADILKEDQGQNTCIFSTEFALKVMGDIQQYFIEQKVRNYYSVSISGYHIAEAGANPISQLAFTLANGFTYIEYYLSRGMAIDDFAPNLSFFFSNGLDAEYTVIGRVARRIWSVVLKERYGANARSQMLKYHIQTSGRSLHAQEMDFNDIRTTLQALMAIYDNCNSLHTNAYDEAVTTPSEESVRRAMAIQMIITKELGLAINENPLQGSFIIDELTDLVEEAVMKEFERINERGGVLGAMETQYQRSRIQEESMLYEHKKHSGELPIIGVNTYLNPRADEEGYRIPGELARSTPEEKEQQIANLRAFQQRHWEEGAQALRRLQQVAERGENVFAELMETVRVASLGQISAALYEVGGQYRRNM from the coding sequence TCGTCGAGCGCCGGAGCCGCCGCCATCATATCATCCCTCCCGAACAGGCCGGCTATCTGGCCGAGATCGCCCGGATCGTGCGGGATTACCGCAGGGCGACCGAGGAGCAGAGCCGGGCGGCCCGCGAACTCTTCCAGTTGCAGGGTACCCGCGAAATCCTGCAGCGACACCCCCGGGCAGTCGGCGCCCAGGCCGCCGCCGATCCTTCCGGCGCCAGGCAGGACGAGCTGGCGGCTCTTCTCGGCCCGCTTATCGAGGCTGCCGGCGAACGCCTCTCCGCCGAGACCCGGAAGACCCTCAGCACCTGGCCCGAGCTGAAAAAAAACTACCGTCAGGACGTCATGGTGACCAGGGTGCGCGACAAGGAGATCCGCAGCGAAACCTTCACCACGTCGCTGTCGGGGTCGCGCATCCCCAAGATCTGCCTCCCCGACTACGAGGACTTCGGCGAGATCGTCAAGTGGACCCGCCGGGAGAACCTGCCGGGCTTCTTCCCCTACACCGCCGGGCTCTTCCCCTTCAAGCGCACCGCCGAGGACCCCAAGCGCCAGTTCGCCGGCGAGGGGACCCCGGAGCGGACCAACCGCCGCTTTCACTACCTGACCAGGAACGACCCGGCCAAGCGTCTCTCCACCGCCTTCGACAGCGTCACACTCTACGGCGAGGATCCGGACGAGCGCCCCGACATCTACGGCAAGGTCGGCGAGTCGGGGGTCTCCATCTGCACCCAGACCGACATGGACAAGCTCTTCGCCGGCTTCGACCTGTGCGATCCGATGACCAGCGTCTCCATGACGGTCAACGGCCCCGCCCCCATCCTGCTCGCCATGTTCTTCAATACGGCCATCCGCCAGCAGGCGGAGAGATTCAGCCAGGAGAAGGGGAGGGCGCCTTCGGCCGGGGAGCTGGAGGTGATCCGCGCCTGCACCCTGCAGACGGTGCGCGGCACGGTGCAGGCCGACATCCTCAAGGAGGACCAGGGGCAGAACACCTGCATCTTCTCCACCGAGTTCGCCCTCAAGGTGATGGGGGACATCCAGCAGTACTTCATCGAGCAGAAGGTGCGCAATTACTACTCGGTCTCCATCAGCGGCTACCACATCGCCGAGGCCGGCGCCAATCCCATCAGCCAGCTCGCCTTCACTCTGGCCAACGGCTTCACCTATATCGAGTACTACCTGTCGCGGGGAATGGCGATCGATGACTTCGCCCCCAATCTCTCCTTCTTCTTCAGCAACGGACTGGATGCCGAGTATACGGTGATCGGCCGGGTGGCGCGGCGCATCTGGTCGGTGGTGCTGAAGGAGCGCTACGGGGCCAACGCCCGCAGCCAGATGCTCAAGTACCACATCCAGACGTCGGGGCGCTCCCTTCACGCCCAGGAGATGGACTTCAACGACATCCGCACCACGCTGCAGGCGCTGATGGCGATCTACGACAACTGCAATTCGCTGCACACCAACGCCTACGACGAGGCGGTCACCACCCCCAGCGAAGAGTCTGTCAGAAGGGCCATGGCCATCCAGATGATCATCACAAAGGAACTCGGTCTGGCCATCAACGAGAACCCCCTGCAGGGAAGCTTCATCATCGACGAGCTCACCGATCTGGTGGAGGAGGCGGTCATGAAGGAGTTCGAACGCATCAACGAGCGCGGCGGAGTCCTCGGCGCCATGGAGACCCAGTACCAGCGCAGCAGGATCCAGGAGGAGTCCATGCTCTACGAGCACAAAAAGCACTCCGGGGAACTGCCGATCATCGGCGTCAACACCTACCTCAACCCGAGGGCGGACGAAGAAGGATACCGCATCCCCGGCGAACTCGCCCGCTCAACCCCCGAGGAGAAGGAGCAGCAGATCGCCAACCTGCGAGCCTTCCAGCAGCGGCACTGGGAAGAGGGGGCGCAGGCTCTCAGGCGCCTGCAGCAGGTCGCCGAGCGGGGTGAAAACGTCTTCGCCGAACTGATGGAGACGGTGCGGGTCGCCTCCCTCGGACAGATCAGCGCCGCGCTTTACGAGGTGGGCGGGCAGTACCGACGCAATATGTAG